In one window of Pseudoalteromonas espejiana DSM 9414 DNA:
- the dnaX gene encoding DNA polymerase III subunit gamma/tau produces the protein MSYQVLARKWRPQTFHELVGQSHVKQALVNALTQNRLHHAYLFTGTRGVGKTTIARIFAKSLNCDEGISASPCGQCSSCTDIEAGRYIDLLEIDAASRTKVEDTREILDNVQYAPTRGRYKVYLIDEVHMLSKHSFNALLKTLEEPPEHVKFLLATTDPQKLPVTILSRCLQFNLNALSQSEIKAQLDHVLTQEQLSFDKDALSIIAKAADGSMRDALSLTDQAIAQTNGDINNHAVQAMLGLMDTHYSQSLLAALLAQDGSALMSEIAQVASRNPNYIALLDDLIALTHLVQLTQLVPQAAELDDKNADYISHVAQHTDAQQIQVYYQLLLNGKKDLQWAPEPRLGFEMIMLRLLAFESVGTHNVQPASNEQPTGSTPQATINSKGRAEALRDILNKNKSAPSTSSSASTVVSSPDRVDTEQSLQPTEQAQSNEQTQKNIHQADTSSPLAPDTQASETDHASEQQIAPMQSDEQAQRRSEDEAYMQHSDVEQDLAAQFDDVMSSAIDQGFSPANNIEHSNDVAEQAAQTPSSSVVEQEAQAQSAIARILRDRNISGAGRLSGTNINTAEPKPAPKTNTQEDFSPPAVQQDFSDIKQDEPLDSPPWANSNEGESEKKPKLPVTGSQTKAETQIQSQPVRKVDFKEKHQTITENLAPELLEQINPQKKPEVVEQETSIPVPDDFQSPISEIKFAHQQDEWAYLIKRMGLGGRMRQFALHSIFTKQGNSLHIDVDESQKHLDTPVLRQKLDAALSSIYEHNVSLSINFAKGVIDSPYLIQQKIDAGRHQQAIDVITSDENIVQFQQLFSAEIDENSIQAL, from the coding sequence ATGAGTTATCAGGTTCTAGCGAGAAAATGGCGTCCGCAAACCTTTCATGAATTGGTTGGGCAGTCACATGTAAAACAAGCGCTGGTTAATGCGCTTACACAAAATAGACTGCATCACGCGTATTTATTCACTGGAACTCGAGGTGTGGGTAAAACCACCATAGCGCGTATTTTTGCTAAAAGCTTAAACTGTGATGAAGGTATTTCGGCATCACCTTGTGGGCAATGTAGTAGCTGTACTGATATAGAAGCGGGTCGTTATATTGACCTACTTGAAATAGATGCAGCGTCGCGCACTAAAGTAGAAGATACCCGAGAAATCCTCGATAACGTTCAATATGCGCCTACGCGCGGACGTTACAAAGTATACCTAATCGATGAAGTTCACATGCTCTCAAAGCATAGTTTTAACGCACTTTTAAAAACGTTAGAAGAGCCACCAGAGCATGTGAAGTTTTTACTCGCAACCACCGATCCACAAAAGTTACCAGTTACCATTTTATCGCGTTGTTTACAGTTTAACTTAAATGCACTTTCGCAAAGTGAAATTAAAGCACAGCTTGATCATGTGCTTACTCAAGAGCAACTGAGCTTTGATAAAGATGCCCTTAGCATTATTGCAAAAGCGGCTGATGGCAGTATGCGCGACGCGCTTAGTTTAACAGACCAAGCCATTGCCCAAACTAACGGCGATATAAATAATCACGCTGTGCAAGCTATGCTGGGTTTAATGGATACCCATTACAGCCAAAGCCTATTGGCGGCATTACTTGCACAAGACGGTAGCGCGCTAATGAGCGAAATAGCGCAAGTAGCAAGCCGCAACCCTAATTATATTGCATTATTAGATGATTTAATTGCACTTACTCACCTAGTTCAGTTAACGCAACTAGTACCGCAAGCGGCAGAGCTTGACGATAAAAACGCAGATTATATTAGCCATGTAGCGCAACATACTGATGCGCAGCAAATTCAGGTTTATTACCAGCTGCTATTAAATGGCAAAAAAGATTTACAATGGGCACCAGAGCCGCGTTTAGGCTTTGAAATGATTATGCTACGCCTATTAGCATTTGAATCTGTAGGTACACATAATGTGCAACCAGCGAGCAATGAGCAGCCAACAGGCTCAACCCCACAAGCCACTATAAATAGCAAAGGCCGTGCTGAAGCATTGCGGGATATATTAAATAAAAACAAATCAGCGCCAAGTACTTCATCATCAGCCTCTACAGTGGTTAGTTCGCCAGACAGAGTAGATACTGAGCAAAGCTTGCAACCGACAGAGCAAGCGCAGTCAAATGAACAAACGCAAAAAAATATACATCAAGCTGATACAAGTTCGCCATTAGCACCTGATACACAAGCTAGTGAAACAGATCACGCCAGCGAGCAGCAAATAGCGCCCATGCAAAGCGATGAGCAAGCGCAGCGCCGAAGCGAAGATGAAGCCTACATGCAGCACAGTGATGTAGAGCAAGATTTAGCAGCGCAGTTTGATGATGTAATGAGCAGCGCTATTGATCAAGGTTTTAGCCCTGCAAATAACATTGAACATTCAAATGATGTCGCTGAGCAAGCTGCTCAAACACCATCAAGTAGCGTAGTAGAGCAAGAAGCACAAGCGCAGTCGGCTATTGCAAGAATATTGCGTGATAGAAATATATCGGGCGCAGGTAGGCTCTCTGGTACAAACATAAATACAGCTGAGCCAAAACCAGCCCCAAAAACAAATACACAAGAAGATTTCAGCCCTCCAGCAGTTCAACAAGACTTTAGTGATATAAAGCAAGACGAGCCTCTCGACTCTCCGCCTTGGGCTAATAGCAATGAAGGCGAGAGTGAAAAAAAGCCTAAGCTCCCAGTAACAGGGAGCCAAACGAAAGCTGAGACGCAAATTCAAAGTCAGCCTGTACGTAAGGTTGATTTTAAAGAAAAACATCAAACCATAACCGAAAATTTAGCGCCTGAGTTACTTGAGCAAATTAACCCGCAAAAAAAGCCAGAGGTTGTTGAGCAAGAGACAAGCATACCGGTGCCTGATGATTTTCAAAGCCCAATTAGCGAAATTAAGTTTGCACACCAGCAAGACGAGTGGGCCTATTTAATTAAACGTATGGGGCTAGGTGGGCGTATGCGCCAATTTGCATTGCACTCAATTTTTACTAAGCAAGGCAATAGTTTACACATTGATGTAGATGAATCTCAAAAACACTTAGATACGCCAGTATTAAGACAAAAGCTCGATGCCGCACTATCGAGCATTTATGAGCATAATGTGTCACTCAGTATTAATTTTGCAAAAGGGGTGATTGATTCGCCTTACTTAATACAGCAAAAGATAGATGCAGGGCGTCACCAGCAAGCTATTGATGTGATCACATCGGATGAAAACATAGTACAATTTCAGCAGCTATTTAGCGCCGAAATTGACGAAAACAGTATTCAGGCATTGTAA
- the apt gene encoding adenine phosphoribosyltransferase — MTQVTPAIIKNSIATIADYPKPGIMFRDVTTLMANPEAFKATIDAFINEYKNQGFTKIIGTESRGFIFGAPLSYALGIPFIPVRKPGKLPREVIRQDYLLEYGEDTLELHVDAIVPGDKVLLVDDLLATGGTIEATAKLVAKLGGEATDAAFVVSLPELGGEQRIEKMGIKILKLVEFEGE; from the coding sequence ATGACTCAAGTAACACCCGCTATTATTAAAAACAGTATCGCAACTATTGCTGACTACCCAAAACCAGGCATTATGTTTCGTGATGTAACCACATTAATGGCAAACCCAGAAGCCTTTAAAGCAACGATAGATGCTTTTATAAACGAATATAAAAACCAAGGCTTTACAAAAATTATTGGTACCGAATCACGTGGCTTCATTTTTGGGGCGCCACTGTCTTACGCCTTAGGGATCCCGTTTATTCCTGTGCGTAAGCCTGGTAAGTTACCGCGCGAAGTTATCCGTCAAGACTACCTACTTGAATACGGCGAAGACACCTTAGAATTACATGTAGATGCTATTGTCCCTGGCGACAAAGTGCTATTAGTTGACGATTTACTCGCAACGGGCGGCACAATTGAAGCTACCGCTAAATTAGTTGCTAAATTAGGTGGCGAAGCCACAGACGCTGCGTTTGTTGTATCTTTACCAGAACTTGGTGGTGAACAACGCATCGAAAAAATGGGCATTAAAATCTTAAAACTGGTTGAGTTTGAAGGCGAGTAA
- a CDS encoding DNA-binding domain-containing protein has protein sequence MSFIDTQNEFMAHIREPNTQKKPIDIEDRRMAIYRDLFFNNIEGFISSGFPVLKTLYTEQQWKTLVRAFFSEHDCQSPYFLDIAGEFISYLSSSYKMKQSDPVFMLELAHYEWVELDVSVANESPDEQPLKSTELTSSLLYLSSVARNLSYQFAVQNISTQFLPTKPSEQPNYFVVYRDSDDDVQFLATNAMTALLLTIIETSDGINFESICEQVVSHAPQFSKEQIAQGALTTLNAMAERGVIVTKNQH, from the coding sequence ATGAGCTTTATTGATACGCAAAACGAATTTATGGCCCATATACGAGAGCCAAATACGCAAAAAAAACCTATCGATATTGAAGATAGACGCATGGCAATCTACCGTGATTTATTTTTTAATAATATTGAAGGGTTTATATCCTCTGGTTTTCCGGTGCTTAAAACACTCTATACCGAGCAACAGTGGAAAACACTTGTAAGAGCGTTCTTTAGTGAGCATGACTGCCAATCCCCCTATTTTTTAGATATAGCAGGGGAATTTATCAGCTACTTATCGAGTAGTTATAAAATGAAACAAAGCGATCCTGTTTTTATGCTAGAGCTTGCTCATTATGAGTGGGTAGAGCTTGATGTATCTGTGGCGAATGAAAGCCCTGATGAACAACCTTTAAAAAGTACAGAATTAACCAGCTCGCTTCTTTATTTATCTAGCGTAGCGCGAAATTTGAGTTATCAATTTGCTGTTCAAAATATAAGTACGCAGTTTTTGCCTACAAAGCCCTCAGAGCAGCCCAATTACTTTGTAGTGTACAGAGATAGCGATGATGACGTGCAGTTTTTAGCCACTAATGCCATGACGGCGTTACTACTTACTATTATTGAAACAAGCGATGGTATTAATTTTGAGAGTATCTGTGAGCAAGTGGTATCGCATGCGCCTCAATTTAGCAAAGAACAAATTGCCCAAGGTGCATTAACTACCTTAAATGCAATGGCAGAACGCGGTGTTATAGTGACAAAAAATCAACATTAA
- a CDS encoding DUF692 domain-containing protein translates to MVGLGLRREMLDELLEHVPQQVDFMEVAPENWLKLGGRFKKQFKTLTDANNFVCHGLSLSIGSPEPLDIAFVKSLKSFFDEHNIKLYSEHLSYCSGTGHMYDLMPIPFTDDAVAHVVARIKQVQDILERQLVIENVSYYGAPGQQLSELEFTNAILEQADCKLLLDVNNIYVNSVNHGYNAEEFLCGLPSKRIAYGHVAGHYNEADDLIVDTHGADVIDPVWQLLDKAYQLHGVFPTLLERDFNIPSINVLTKELDIIHNLQSKNASAALTQQTA, encoded by the coding sequence ATGGTCGGATTAGGCCTTCGGCGCGAAATGCTCGATGAGCTACTTGAACACGTTCCTCAACAAGTCGATTTTATGGAAGTAGCACCAGAAAACTGGCTTAAGTTGGGGGGACGCTTTAAAAAGCAATTTAAAACCCTAACCGATGCTAATAATTTTGTGTGTCATGGTTTGTCACTTTCAATAGGATCGCCTGAGCCTCTTGATATTGCGTTTGTTAAATCGCTAAAATCATTTTTTGACGAGCATAATATTAAGCTATACAGCGAGCATTTAAGCTATTGTTCGGGTACGGGCCATATGTATGATCTGATGCCAATCCCTTTTACAGATGATGCTGTTGCGCATGTAGTAGCACGTATTAAACAAGTGCAAGATATTTTAGAGCGCCAATTAGTAATTGAAAATGTGTCTTATTATGGTGCGCCAGGTCAACAGTTGTCAGAGCTTGAGTTTACTAATGCAATTTTAGAGCAAGCTGACTGTAAGTTATTATTAGATGTAAATAATATATATGTAAACTCAGTGAATCATGGTTATAACGCTGAAGAATTTCTTTGTGGGTTACCCTCAAAGCGTATTGCTTATGGCCATGTAGCAGGGCACTACAATGAAGCAGACGATTTAATTGTAGATACACATGGCGCCGATGTAATTGACCCTGTTTGGCAATTGCTCGATAAAGCGTATCAACTCCATGGGGTATTTCCTACATTGTTAGAGCGTGACTTTAATATTCCTAGTATCAATGTGCTAACTAAAGAGCTAGATATTATTCACAATTTACAAAGCAAAAATGCAAGTGCAGCACTTACTCAGCAAACAGCGTAA
- a CDS encoding tRNA-dihydrouridine synthase has protein sequence MKLVLAPMEGVVDFKMRQLLTDIGGFDLCVTEFVRVIDKCLPDKVFQRYCPELNNNGLTRARTPVRIQLLGQVADVLAENAVKAIKLGSHGVDLNFGCPAKTVNKSRGGAVLLKDPEHMYNIIKAVRDAVDNNHEVSAKIRLGFDDDSNSQEIVDAVVSAGANSVAIHARTKRDGYNPPAYWEKIPPLIKNKNIAVVANGEIWQVEDALLCQKRSQCTDLMLGRGALSHPDLAKKIKAHVNNEQYNALEWEHIIYHLIHSAIHQDPSQDEKYFASRTKQWLGYLKRQYPQANQLFDEIRRLKAKEDVAQVLKKYAKSPQLDSNHNV, from the coding sequence ATGAAACTAGTTTTAGCGCCTATGGAAGGTGTTGTTGATTTTAAAATGCGCCAACTACTCACCGATATTGGTGGTTTTGATCTATGCGTAACAGAGTTCGTAAGAGTTATCGACAAATGTTTGCCTGATAAAGTGTTTCAGCGTTATTGCCCTGAGCTCAATAATAATGGATTAACTCGGGCCAGAACACCTGTGCGTATACAGTTGCTAGGTCAAGTAGCCGATGTGCTTGCCGAAAACGCAGTGAAAGCCATAAAGTTAGGCTCTCACGGGGTTGACCTTAATTTTGGTTGCCCAGCTAAAACAGTAAACAAAAGCCGTGGTGGCGCTGTCTTACTTAAAGACCCTGAGCACATGTATAACATTATTAAAGCTGTAAGAGATGCTGTAGATAATAATCACGAAGTCAGTGCAAAAATTCGCTTGGGCTTTGATGATGACAGCAATAGCCAAGAAATTGTAGATGCTGTGGTTAGCGCAGGCGCTAACAGTGTTGCTATTCATGCCCGTACTAAGCGCGATGGATATAACCCGCCCGCATACTGGGAAAAAATCCCCCCATTAATCAAAAATAAAAATATAGCGGTGGTTGCAAACGGCGAAATTTGGCAAGTAGAAGATGCCCTACTTTGCCAAAAACGTAGCCAGTGTACTGACTTAATGCTGGGCCGTGGTGCATTGTCGCATCCAGATTTAGCAAAAAAAATTAAAGCTCATGTGAATAATGAACAATATAATGCTTTAGAGTGGGAACATATTATTTACCACCTAATCCACTCCGCTATTCACCAAGACCCTTCACAAGATGAAAAATATTTCGCCTCGCGTACTAAGCAATGGCTTGGCTATTTAAAGCGCCAATACCCACAAGCTAATCAGCTTTTTGATGAAATAAGACGCTTAAAGGCAAAAGAAGACGTGGCACAAGTACTTAAAAAATACGCTAAGTCTCCGCAACTTGATTCAAATCATAACGTGTAA
- a CDS encoding TraR/DksA family transcriptional regulator yields MLYQQKLDAEVSQVKSAIINMLSQSKHPTHQKLLSSIISSQHNEWLDTATQNLGPEYEELIIRMTKLEAAISQIEIGQYGICCDCEAEIPVRMLEQDPTTQRCEKCATRT; encoded by the coding sequence ATGCTTTATCAGCAAAAATTAGACGCCGAAGTAAGCCAAGTAAAATCAGCAATTATAAATATGCTGAGCCAATCTAAACACCCTACTCATCAAAAATTACTCAGTAGCATTATTAGTAGCCAGCATAATGAGTGGCTAGATACAGCAACACAAAATTTAGGCCCTGAATATGAAGAATTAATAATCAGGATGACGAAATTAGAAGCTGCTATAAGCCAAATTGAAATTGGACAGTATGGAATATGTTGTGATTGCGAGGCTGAGATACCTGTTAGAATGCTTGAGCAAGACCCTACTACACAGCGCTGTGAAAAGTGCGCTACGCGCACTTAA
- a CDS encoding tetratricopeptide repeat protein, with the protein MRNLSKVTALAILMSVSGAAITAPVLAAPDYAKIEERKKAKTKIMGERTGKKVIKAFDLYNEDKIDEAIVLLKEIDASNDFDKATVNRYLGSMYAQKEKYAEAIKYSRQAVAPDILNFADHEQTLKLLGDLYAGTEKFKEAKKAYTAWMDFTGEEDPKVYTRIAQANYQLEQYRDVFEPANKAISLQKEPNKGPYQLKLGAYFELKDYPNMVKIGEEIVRVWPDDKKAWVSLGKYYLQTENYSKGLATMEVAFKNGYFEAEVDYKVLSNFYSLNEIPFKAAQTLEKAIKEDKVKRTKQNVNAIASNYHRSKDLEKAAKYYEEAAKFDDDAELYRKAGSLLLQSENFSAAVVRLNKALELGSDKKGTIYSDLAEAYYYQAKYKQAYAAITKAMDDPRTRKFAKGWSTFIKDKAARNGVKI; encoded by the coding sequence ATGAGAAATTTATCTAAAGTAACTGCTCTTGCAATTCTTATGTCTGTGTCAGGTGCAGCTATAACTGCACCTGTATTAGCAGCGCCAGATTACGCTAAAATTGAAGAGCGTAAGAAAGCCAAGACTAAAATCATGGGCGAGCGTACTGGTAAAAAAGTAATTAAAGCATTTGACTTGTACAACGAAGATAAAATTGATGAAGCAATCGTATTGCTTAAAGAGATTGATGCTTCTAATGACTTTGATAAAGCGACTGTAAATCGTTACTTAGGTAGTATGTACGCGCAAAAAGAAAAGTACGCAGAAGCAATCAAATACTCTAGACAAGCAGTAGCTCCAGATATTTTAAACTTCGCTGATCACGAGCAAACTTTAAAACTATTAGGTGATTTATACGCAGGTACTGAAAAGTTTAAAGAAGCCAAAAAAGCTTACACAGCTTGGATGGACTTTACCGGTGAAGAAGATCCGAAAGTTTACACACGTATTGCACAAGCAAACTATCAGCTTGAACAATACCGTGATGTTTTTGAGCCTGCTAACAAAGCAATCTCTCTTCAAAAAGAGCCAAATAAAGGCCCTTATCAACTTAAACTGGGTGCATACTTTGAACTTAAAGATTACCCAAACATGGTTAAGATTGGTGAAGAGATTGTTAGAGTTTGGCCAGACGACAAAAAAGCTTGGGTTAGTTTAGGTAAATATTACCTACAAACCGAAAACTACTCTAAAGGTCTAGCGACCATGGAAGTAGCGTTCAAAAATGGCTATTTTGAAGCTGAAGTTGATTACAAAGTATTATCTAACTTTTATTCTTTAAATGAAATTCCTTTTAAAGCTGCACAAACGCTTGAAAAGGCAATTAAAGAAGACAAAGTAAAGCGTACTAAGCAAAATGTTAACGCTATTGCTAGTAATTACCACCGCTCTAAAGACTTAGAAAAAGCTGCTAAATACTACGAAGAAGCTGCTAAATTTGACGACGACGCTGAGCTTTACCGCAAAGCTGGTTCGTTACTTTTACAATCTGAAAACTTTAGTGCCGCTGTTGTTCGTTTGAACAAAGCGTTAGAGCTAGGCTCTGACAAAAAAGGTACTATTTATTCAGATTTAGCTGAAGCGTACTATTACCAAGCAAAGTATAAGCAAGCTTATGCCGCTATTACTAAAGCTATGGACGACCCACGCACACGCAAGTTTGCAAAAGGTTGGTCTACGTTTATTAAAGATAAAGCCGCTCGCAACGGTGTTAAAATTTAA
- a CDS encoding energy transducer TonB, which produces MIRFLFSLIAGGAVTFGLFYFMAYLISGGADRNTEQKEQIIVEIMTNPPESKVQERKRVPPPPPPPPKQPPKPQPPQPENNNPNPGAMSFNMGSIDVGSSAGGLSGPGAFGRDGDATPIVRIEPKYPTQAARDGKEGWVQLSFTIDELGGVIDVEVIDAEPKRIFDREAKRALRKWKYRPKIIDGKPQKQVGLQVQLDFKLNQG; this is translated from the coding sequence ATGATTCGTTTTCTGTTTTCACTGATTGCAGGTGGGGCAGTTACTTTCGGCTTGTTCTACTTCATGGCTTACCTCATCTCTGGTGGGGCTGACCGTAATACTGAACAAAAAGAGCAGATCATAGTCGAAATAATGACGAATCCGCCTGAATCTAAGGTGCAGGAGAGGAAGCGTGTACCGCCTCCGCCTCCGCCACCGCCAAAGCAGCCGCCTAAACCGCAGCCGCCACAGCCGGAGAATAACAATCCTAATCCTGGTGCTATGTCATTTAACATGGGTAGCATAGATGTAGGTAGTTCGGCTGGTGGACTAAGTGGTCCAGGTGCATTTGGACGAGATGGTGATGCGACACCTATCGTTCGTATTGAACCAAAATATCCGACGCAAGCAGCGCGTGATGGTAAAGAAGGTTGGGTACAACTTTCGTTCACGATTGATGAGTTAGGTGGCGTAATTGACGTAGAAGTTATTGACGCAGAGCCGAAACGTATCTTTGACCGTGAAGCTAAACGTGCACTTCGTAAGTGGAAGTACCGTCCTAAGATCATTGACGGAAAACCACAAAAACAAGTTGGTTTACAAGTTCAACTAGACTTTAAACTTAACCAAGGCTAA
- a CDS encoding ExbD/TolR family protein, protein MARKQRFREEEEAAVDMTPMLDIVFIMLIFFIVTTSFVKEAGIEVNKPKAAQATKQKNANIFIAIRSDGAIWIDKQQVDVERVSAKIESLLAEQPTDVVILQADKEAKHGTVVKVMDQIKATGDNLRISIAGDQ, encoded by the coding sequence ATGGCACGTAAACAACGTTTTCGTGAAGAAGAAGAAGCAGCGGTAGATATGACGCCAATGCTTGACATCGTATTTATCATGCTTATTTTCTTTATCGTAACTACATCGTTCGTTAAAGAGGCTGGTATCGAGGTCAATAAACCTAAAGCGGCCCAAGCTACGAAGCAAAAAAATGCTAACATTTTTATTGCTATTCGCAGTGATGGTGCTATCTGGATTGATAAACAGCAAGTTGATGTTGAACGTGTTTCAGCAAAAATCGAAAGTTTATTAGCAGAACAACCTACTGATGTTGTGATTTTGCAAGCTGATAAAGAAGCAAAGCACGGTACAGTGGTTAAAGTTATGGACCAGATCAAAGCGACAGGTGACAACCTGAGAATTTCAATAGCTGGAGATCAGTAA
- a CDS encoding MotA/TolQ/ExbB proton channel family protein: MLVLMEIWESIRDFVGTGGQVLYVVAIALFLMWVLMIERYWFLLAEFPRLTKDIVAKWDARQDTTSWYAHRIREAWISEASEKLDQRMLLIKTLVAVCPLIGLLGTVTGMIAVFETMATQGTGNARLMASGISMATIPTMAGMVAALSGVFFSSRLEARARMVKAKLVDSMPHH, translated from the coding sequence ATGCTAGTCCTGATGGAGATATGGGAATCTATCAGGGATTTTGTTGGCACAGGCGGCCAGGTATTATACGTGGTCGCGATAGCACTCTTTCTTATGTGGGTTTTAATGATTGAGCGCTATTGGTTCCTACTTGCTGAATTTCCTCGTTTAACGAAGGATATTGTAGCCAAGTGGGATGCCCGCCAAGACACTACGTCTTGGTACGCACACAGAATCCGTGAAGCATGGATTTCTGAAGCGTCTGAAAAATTAGATCAGCGTATGTTGTTGATTAAAACATTAGTAGCTGTTTGTCCTTTAATAGGCTTACTTGGAACTGTAACGGGTATGATCGCGGTTTTTGAAACCATGGCAACTCAAGGTACTGGTAATGCACGTTTAATGGCATCAGGTATTTCAATGGCAACAATCCCAACAATGGCTGGAATGGTTGCGGCACTATCTGGAGTTTTCTTTAGCTCACGCCTTGAGGCAAGAGCGAGAATGGTGAAAGCCAAACTTGTAGATAGCATGCCTCATCACTAG
- a CDS encoding MotA/TolQ/ExbB proton channel family protein: MKKLFKGFAVAAVLSVSAGTALNAHANTDALDKILEQVKQERISEGKINKQREQEFLSERADKQALLNKAKSQLAAEKARGDSLAKQYAQNENTLAEKEQALQNAQGTLGEMFGVVRRAAQDAIGSIEASLVSAEKPGRAEVLRSLAAAKELPTVRELEELWISLQTEMTESAKVSTFETEVAGLDGNSAVKQVTRIGNFNLVTDEGYLIYSPETKSIQPLGKQPDGYILDGISALEGTSSDNYAGVYVDPTRGAILRINTQKKTLMEYYEQGAEVGYIITVLLAVGLLIFLVRFVDLALTTSKIKSQLKNLSTPNTNNPLGRILKVYHDNKSQDVENLELKLDEAILRETPRVEAGINIIKILAAIAPLLGLLGTVIGMILTFQTITLFGTGDPKIMAGNISLALVTTALGLIAALPLILLHSIVAGRSKSVLHILDEQSAGIVATHAEKEKA, encoded by the coding sequence ATGAAGAAACTATTTAAAGGTTTTGCTGTTGCAGCAGTACTATCTGTTTCTGCAGGTACCGCGCTTAATGCACATGCAAATACTGATGCTTTAGATAAAATTCTTGAGCAAGTAAAGCAAGAACGTATCTCTGAAGGTAAAATCAATAAGCAACGTGAGCAAGAGTTCTTATCAGAACGTGCTGACAAGCAAGCATTACTTAATAAAGCAAAAAGCCAACTAGCTGCTGAAAAAGCACGTGGTGATAGCTTAGCTAAGCAATATGCACAAAACGAAAATACTTTAGCTGAAAAAGAGCAAGCTCTTCAAAACGCTCAAGGTACTCTTGGTGAGATGTTTGGTGTTGTACGTCGTGCAGCGCAAGACGCTATCGGTTCTATCGAAGCTTCACTAGTAAGTGCTGAAAAGCCAGGTCGTGCTGAAGTATTACGTTCATTAGCAGCTGCTAAAGAACTTCCAACAGTTCGTGAACTTGAAGAGCTTTGGATTTCACTTCAAACAGAAATGACTGAGTCAGCTAAAGTTTCTACTTTTGAAACTGAAGTTGCAGGCCTTGACGGTAACTCAGCAGTTAAGCAAGTAACACGTATTGGTAACTTTAACTTAGTTACTGACGAAGGTTACTTAATTTACTCGCCAGAGACTAAGTCTATTCAACCTTTAGGTAAACAACCTGATGGTTACATCTTAGACGGTATCTCTGCACTTGAAGGTACTTCTTCTGATAATTACGCTGGCGTATACGTTGACCCGACTCGTGGTGCAATCTTACGTATCAACACGCAGAAGAAAACGCTTATGGAATACTACGAGCAAGGTGCTGAAGTTGGTTACATCATCACAGTTTTATTAGCTGTTGGTCTACTAATCTTCTTAGTACGTTTCGTTGACTTAGCGCTTACTACTTCTAAGATCAAGTCTCAGCTTAAAAACTTGTCTACACCGAATACAAACAACCCACTGGGTCGTATTCTTAAAGTGTACCATGACAACAAGAGTCAAGACGTTGAAAACCTTGAGCTTAAACTTGATGAAGCTATCTTACGTGAAACACCACGTGTTGAAGCTGGTATTAACATCATCAAGATCCTTGCTGCAATCGCACCATTACTTGGTCTACTAGGTACAGTAATCGGTATGATCTTAACGTTCCAAACAATCACATTGTTCGGTACGGGCGATCCGAAGATCATGGCTGGTAACATCTCTCTAGCTCTTGTAACTACAGCGCTAGGTCTAATTGCTGCATTACCACTTATCCTACTTCATTCAATTGTTGCAGGTCGTAGTAAGTCGGTATTACATATCCTTGATGAGCAAAGCGCGGGTATCGTTGCTACTCACGCGGAGAAGGAGAAAGCCTAA